In the Quercus lobata isolate SW786 chromosome 5, ValleyOak3.0 Primary Assembly, whole genome shotgun sequence genome, one interval contains:
- the LOC115990369 gene encoding uncharacterized protein LOC115990369 has translation MVFLKVAPMKGVMGFGKKGKLSPRFEILKRIGKVAYELALPPTLVGVHNMFYVSMMRKYISDPSHVLNYEPLKIKDNLTYEEVPIQILDRKDQVLCTKPISLVKVLWKNHTMEEASWEREDEMKSNYL, from the coding sequence ATGGTATTTTTGAAAGTCGCCCCAATGAAGGGTGTGATGGGATTTGGGAAGAAAGGGAAGTTGAGTCCCAGATTTGAGATCCTAAAACGCATTGGTAAAGTTGCCTACGAGTTGGCCTTACCGCCTACACTTGTAGGAGTGCATAACATGTTTTATGTTTCCATGATGAGGAAGTACATCTCGGATCCTTCACATGTTTTGAACTATGAGCCACTCAAGATCAAAGACAACTTGACTTATGAGGAAgttccaatccaaattcttgaccGCAAGGATCAAGTGCTATGCACCAAGCCCATATCATTGGTTAAGGTCCTTTGGAAGAATCACACAATGGAGGAGGCATCTTGGGAGCGAGAAGATGAGATGAAATCAAATTATCTATAG